The region CCAAGGCCTTCATCCAGAGATACCAGGGCCAGTTCAACGAACAGCAGCTTGCGGACATGCTCTGGATCACCCGGAAATCGCTCTGGGAAAAGAGAAAGAAGTGGGGGATGCCGAGGGAGCGGTAGGGTGGCGCACGCCGCGATCAGAACGGCTGATTTTAACGGCGAGTGTAACTTTCCATTTCTTGTGCTTCCCGCGCCTTCAGAAACTGTGTAGATTCATCACCTGCCCCTCATCGTTCGAAGATGATATCCCTCAGAATCATCTGTTCAATACATACGTCATAATCCGCCCATGATGTCATCAAAAAATATTACCCTGTTATAAATAGTATTGACCTTTGCGGGTAAACATGTTACCAAGCATAACCGCAGTGCTTTAAGCAGAAAATTATGAGTATATAAGATATGGTAACGCTGATTTGAAGGCCTCTGCGCCGCGCGGACCAAAGTTATTTGAATCCCCGCTCACCGGCGGCAGAGGGATGACGGATGCGTTGAGATACGTATACGAAACAGGAGGACTCCATGGTTGATGCGAAGGACATTCAGAACATAACGTTGTTCAAAGGGTTGACCGGAGAAGAACTCATGATCATTGCAAGCGCCATGACCGGTGATACGTTTCCCGAAGGGCATGAGGTGTATCACGAGAACGAGGTGGGCTGCGCCTGCGTCTATATCATCCGCAGGGGCAAGGTGGACGTGATCAAGACGAGCACAGACGGCGACCCCATGACGCTCACGGTGCTCAGAGAAGGAAACTTCTTCGGTGAATTTTCATTTTTCGACAGCAAACCGCACTCGGCCTCAACGATCGTCGCGGAGGACGGCACTGTTGTGTTGTCGCTGCAGCGCCCCGATTTCGACCGTGTTCTGGAGTCCTATCCCCGCATCGGGAACAAGGTGCTGATCAATGTCATCCATGAGATCAGCGCGGTGATCAGGAAGATGAATGCGAGCCATGTTGACATGGCCGGCTACATGTTCGGCAGGACAAAACGGTAGCATGCTGAGCGCCGATGCCATAGAGCGGATACGCAAGAAGCGCCGGCACTACCCCGACGCACGAGCCGCAGTGCTGCCCGCCCTGCACATCGTGCAGGATGAACTGGGGCACCTTCCCGCTGACGCGATGCGGTCCGTCGCGGACCTGCTGAACGTGCCTGAGTCGGAGGTGTACGGTACCGCCACATTCTACGCGCTCCTGCGATGGAAGCCCGCTGGCCGACACGTGATCTCCGTTTGCCACAACCTCCCGTGCTCGCTCCTCGGCGCTGAAACGATCATGGAACATCTCAGCAGCGCACTCGGCGTTGGAGAAGGCCAGGTCACGGTGGATGGAAAGTTCTCCTTTCAACGGATCGAGTGCATCGGCAGGTGCGACGGAGCCCCCGCCATGCTGGTCGATGATGATTATCACGGCAATCTGACGCCGGAGAAGATAGAGGGGATCCTGAAAAAGTATAAATGATGATCCAGCGCAAAAGCAGGTAACCGCGGAGACGTACCCTGCACTCGCGCCGAGCATTCGTTAACGCCGGGCACAGGCTGAGACGCGGATCTAGATCGGTCCGATACGACCGATCAGTCTGATCCGTCTTAGTCCTGATTGTGCGCCTGATCTGTATGATTGGATGAACCGATGGAAACAATGCTGCTCAAAAGGATACAGATCCCCAACTCCACGGACATCGATGTGGCCATGGCGCACGGGGCCTACTCGTCCGTTGAGAAGGCGTACGCGATGCGGCCCGTTGATGTCATTGATGAGGTAAGGCGTTCCGGGCTTCGCGGCCGGGGCGGGGCGGGTTTCCCCGCGGGCACAAAATGGTCTTTTGCGGCCATGGATCTGAAAAGACCAAAGTATCTTATCTGCAATGCCGACGAAGGCGAGCCGGGCACGTTCAAGGACCGGATCATCCTCGAACACGATCCGCACATCCTGATTGAAGGCATGATCATCGCCGGTTATGCCATCGGCGCCGAACAGGGCTATATCTACGTGCGGGGCGAGTACCCCGCCGCGTTCGATGTTCTCGAACGCGCGATCGACCAGGCCGTAGCGAAAGGGTTTCTCGGGAAGGGCATCGGGAAAAAAGGCGTGTCGTTCGATCTTGCGGTGCACCGCGGAGCAGGCGCGTACATTTGCGGCGAGGAGACGTCGCTCATCGAATCTCTTGAAGGCAGGCGCGGTCAGCCCCGCGTGAGGCCGCCGTTTCCGGCGAACGCGGGGGCCTGGGGTAAGCCGACGGTCGTGAACAACGTGGAGACGCTGGCCAATGTGCCCTGTGTCATCGGGCTCGGATCCGACGCCTACGCCCGGATTGGCGTGGAAGGTTCGACGGGCACGAAGATCTTCAGCGTGAGCGGCGCGGTGAACAAGCCGGGCGGGTATGAACTTCCGATGGGCACAACGCTCCGGGAGGTCATCTATACCCATGCCGGCGGGATCAGGGACGGCAGGGAACTCAAGGCGGTCATTCCGGGCGGGGTATCGACACCGATGCTTACGCCCGCGCACCTCGACGTCAGGATGGATTTTAACTCGCTCCTTGCGGCGGGGTCCATGCTCGGTTCGGGCGCGGTGATTGTTATGGACGACAGGACCTGTATGGTGAAGGCGACGTCCATCATCGTCCGCTTCTTCGAGCATGAATCGTGCGGCAAGTGCACGCCCTGCCGCGAAGGCACGGGATGGTTCTCCCAGATATACCATCGCATGATGAAGGGCGAGGGCAGGGAAGATGATATCGATGTCCTGCTCGCCATCTGCGGAAAGATGAAGGGCACGTGCTTCTGCCCCCTCGGCGAAGGGGCGCTCCAGCCGGTGCTGTCGAGCATCAAATATTTCCGTGGTGATTATGAGCGCTGTATCCGCAAGCAGGGATGCGATGACCGGTCATGCCGGGCGAAGGCGGACGTCAAATAGCCACGGTATCATAGTGCGGCTTTTCGCAGTAACCAATGCAAAATGCAAATTGTAAATCTCAAATTGCAAAATTGACGCATGCTCCTAGGCCGTAGTATTTCTTCAACTCATTTTGACTTTTGCATTTTACACGCTGCATTTTGCAAATATCTTTCAACATTCGTGCTGCCATGCCAGGTTTCGAAGAGAAATACATGCTATAGGTGATTTGGAATTATAACGTATGCCTACCCTGACCATTGACGACAAAACCGTGACGATCGCTCTCGGCTCCACCCTGCTTGACGCGGCGAAAGCGGCGGGTGCGCGGGTCCCGACGTTGTGCAACGACGACAAACTCCATCCCTACGGCGCGTGCAGGATCTGCATGGTCGAAGTGATGGGCACGCCGCGCAGGATGGTGACCTCCTGCACCACACCGGCGATGGAGGGCATGGTGATCAGAACGATGTCCCCGGCGATCCTCGAGGCACGTAAATCCATTCTTGAATTTCTGCTCATCAATCATCCCCTCGATTGTCCGGTCTGCGACAAGGCGGGCGACTGCCGTCTCCAGGACCTTGTGCATGAGCACGGACTGAACCCGGGGACGTTTGCGGAGAAAAAAAGGAACCTGTCTCCCGATTTCTCGTCAGCGGTCATCGAGCGCAATACGGACCGCTGCATCCTGTGCGGGAAGTGCGTTCGCATCTGCGGCGAGCAGAATGCCGAGCATGAACTGGCCTTCACCCGGCGCGGCGGCAGGTCGCGTATCAGTACGTCGTGCGACCGGCCGCTCGATTGCGAGTTCTGCGGAGAATGCGTGGAGATCTGTCCGGTTGGGGCCCTCACGACCAGGCAGTTCAAATACAAAGCGAGGACGTGGAGCCTTGAAGAGACCGGATCGACGTGCCTGTACTGCGGCAACGGCTGCCCGATAAAACTGGAGACCTATAAGGGCCGGGTGGTGCGGGTCAGTCCCGCACGGAACAATTTTCTTTGCGCACGGGGGCGCTTTGGCTGGGACGCTGTTCATCACGAGGCGCGGCTGATCCTGCCGAAGATGCGGGTGGGCGGTGAGCTGATCGACTCCACCTGGGAAGAGGCATTGACCCGTGTTGCCGACGCGCTGCAAACGATCAAGGGTACGCGCGGGGCAGCGAGCATCGGCGGCCTGGGTTCCGTCAGGACCACGAACGAGGACAACTATCTGTTTCAGAAGTTCATGCGCAGCGTGGTCGGCACGAACAACATCGACCTGCTCGCCCGGCTCAAGATGCCGATGGGCCTGAATACGAGCCTTTTCACCGCGGAGCTTGCGTCCATCAGCGAGAGCGACGTGGTCCTTGTCCTGGACAGGGACGTGGGCGAGATCAATCCATTGACGGGCATCGAGATCGTGCGCGCGGTGAACCAAAAAGGGCAGAAGCTCATTCTGCTGAACGGCATGCTTAACAAGTTCGACAGGCTCGCCTCGGTTTCGTTGACCGCCGGGGACGCGGAGACAGCGCTCGGCGATCTGATCGCCGCGGTCGGCGGGGATACCCGCCAGAAGGGTGAGGACATTGCCGAGGCTGTCGGCCTGCTCATGACGGCGAGACGCGTTTCGATAGTCCTGCCTGCTGAACCGTCGCCCGCGGTGCTTGACCGCGCGAAGTATCTTGCGGTACTGCTTGGACAGACGACCCTCGTTCCCCTTGTCCGGCGCGGCAATCTTCAGGGCGCGCTTGATATGGGCGTTCTGCCGGATTACTATCCGGGGTATCAAAAAATCAACCCGACCGCTGCTGCTCGCTTTAAAACGGAATGGGGAGTTGACGTGCCCGGGACACCGGGCATGAACGCCATGGAGATACTGAACAGCATTGTATCGGGAAATCTTTCCGCTCTCACGATCATGGGGGATGATCCGGTCGGTAATTCCCCGGATATCGCTTCCGTGCTCAAGAAGCTGGACTTTCTGGTAGTGCAGGACATCTTTCTGACCGAGACGGCGAAGATGGCTGACGTGGTGCTTCCCGCAACAAGTTTTATCGAAAAAACCGGGACGGTTACGAACCTCGAGCGGCGGTTGCAGCGCATCGACAAGGCGGAGGAACCACTGGGGGAATCGATGCCGGATTGGCGGATCATACAGGCGCTGGCCCAAAAGATGGGATCATCCATGAACTATGCTTCAAGCTCAGCTATCATGAAAGAGATCAAATCAATCGTTTCAGCTTACAAGGATCTCGCTGTGGGCGCCTGCTGGCCAAAGGAACTGTCGCCGCTTCACGGAACAGACGCGGACCTTTCTCTCTCATCCGAAACTTTTTTAAAGCGGGAGGTGATCACCGCGAACAGGCTGCTCTTCTCGTCGGGAACCATGATTTCCCGGTCAAAGGAAATCGGAAGTATCTCCCCGGGGAAAATCAATAAGCCTTAAGAGCCTGTTGCACTAACCCACTCTTCGTCACCCTGAGCGAAGTGAAGGGTCTTGCAACTGGTGAAAAGCAAGATTCTTCACTACGTTCAGCATGACATGCTGGACTGATTCAGCATACTTGCAACAGGTTCTCAACGGCTTGTAATATTATGCGCCGCCCTATCCGTGGTAACACAATGTCTTTTCAACTTTATTGCGAATGACCTTCAAGTATATTGTTCAAGTATATTATTCTTGAATAGGCCCATGCTTTGTGTTAAATTTGGCACAGCCTTGGGATGGGGCTCACATGAAAAGAAAATTTTTCATTATTACGCTTATTTCCCTTGCGTTCTGCGGTCTGCCGCAGGCAACCATTGCGCAAAGTGTTCCCCGGGAATATGCAAAGGCGGACCAGATGTTCTCGCAAGGCCGTTACCCGGACGCAATTCGTTTGTATCAGGCAATGCTTTCCTCTCCGTCCCGCGCTGTTTCCCCGGGGGTTCTCCATACCCGGATCGCCGACAGTTATTTTCGTCTGGCCGACTACCAGCATGCCCTCGATGCATACCGCCAGGCATTGAAAGAGCAGAAGCCCGATGAACGAGCGCAGACCCAGTACTGGATAGGGTTCTGCACGCTGCTTCTCGGCAGGAACGCCGAGGCGGTGACCGAATTCTTGAATATACCGGTGAGCTATCCAACATCCGGCATGTTGGTCAACACCGCGTACTACTGGGCAGGCAGAGCGAGCGAACGCATGGGCAGGAAAGACCAGGCAGCGGAGCTGTACCGCAAGGCGGGAGGGAACGGAACATCCACCCAGGGACGCTTTGCGATGAAGAAGGCGAAGAACGTGAAATTAAAATAGGGTCCAGGAGTCAGGGTTCAGGGTCCAGATAACGTCATACCATTCATGGTCACGGATAAATAATTTCTGGACCCTGACCCCTGAACTCTGGCCCCTGCCGTTAAATCATGTTGAAAGAACTGAATATAAAAAATTTTGCCATCATCGACCAGCTTCGGGTGGAGTTTGCGCCGGGGCTGAACGTGTTCACGGGCGAAACCGGGGCCGGCAAGTCAATCGTTGTCGACGCGCTGAGCCTCGTGCTCGGCGAACGGGCGAGCGTTGACCTTATCCGCAGCGGCTTTCAGGAGGCTGTGGTGGAGGCGAACTTCGAGCTCAATAGCCGTGTTGCTGCGGACGTGACGGCGCTGCTGTCGGAGCAGGGCATTGAGATGGACGCGGGAGGGGACCTGATCGTGCGCCGGGTGCTCTCGTCCTCGGGCAAGAACAAGGTCTATATCAACGGAAGCCTGGCAAACCTCGCCGCGCTCGCGGCCGTCGGCGCGAACCTTGCCGATATCCACGGCCAGCATGAGCACCAGTCGCTTCTCTCTCTCGAACGCCAGATGGAGATGCTCGACACCTTCGGCGGGCTCGATGCGCTTCGTGATGAGGTGACCGCCGAGTATCGCCGGTTGTTTGACATCCGAAAGGAACTGGCTGAGCTCCAGGAGGGGGAGCGCGATCGGGCGCAGCGGGAGGACCTGCTGCGATACCAGCAGAATGAGATCGAAGCAGCCCAGCTCAAGCCGGGCGAGGACGAAGAACTCGCGAACGCACAAAAGGTCATGGCAAATACCGAAAAGCTCGCGGCCCTTTCAGCCATGGTGGATGAGGTGCTTTATTCGTCCGATGGTTCGGTGCTCACAAACCTGAAAAAGGCGATCAACGGGTTGAACGACTTAAGTCAGATCGACAACAGCCTCGCGGGTGCGCGTGATCTCTGTGAGTCCGGCCGCGCGCAGATCGAAGAGGCCGCACGGGAAGTCACTTCGTACCACAATCGTGGTGAGTCCGATCCTCAGCGGATGGAGCAGATCGGGGACCGGATGGATCTGATCCAGAAGCTCAAAAAAAAGTACGGGAATTCGATCGAGGACGTCATCGACTTCGGCGCAAAAGCGTCGGCCGCGCTCGAACGGATGGAACGGAGCACCGAGGAGATCGAGAACCTGAAATCAGGGATCCAGGAGATCAAGTTCGGATTGACCGACAAGGCGAAGCAGCTGACGAAGAAGCGAAAAGCTGCGGCCCGTGAACTCGAGAAAAGGGTCGAGGCCGAGCTTAACCACCTCGGAATGAAGAAAACAACATTTTCGATTAAGATCACACAGGAGCCCGGTGGAGACACGCTTGACGGCCTCAAACTCGGGCCGCGCGGCGCGGACCGCGTGGAGTTCCTGATCGCGCCGAACGCGGGCGAGGATCCGAGGTCGCTCGCGAAGATCGTGTCAGGCGGAGAGCTGTCGCGCATCATGCTCGCGCTCAAGACCATTCTGGTGGAAGGCGACAGCATCCCCACGCTCGTGTTCGACGAGGTGGACGCGGGCATCGGCGGCGCGGTGGCGGAAGAGGTCGGCAAAAAACTCAAACGCGTGGCCACGAAACGACAGGTCTTCTGTATCACCCATCTGCCGCAGATCGCGAGCATGGCCGGGAGCCACTATGGTGTTACCAAGTCCGTGAAGAAGGAACGGACGAGCACCGAGGTGCGGCTGCTCGACAGGCAGGAACGCGTGGACGAGATCGCGCGGATGCTCGGAGGTAAGACGATCACCGAGGCTACGGTGAAGCATGCCGAGGAGATGATCGAGCGGGGAAGCGCATGAAACAGTTCAGAGTTCAGCGTTCAAGGTTCAACGTTCAACGTTGTGGTAGTTCCCTGTAGCTGCCCTTGGGCTACGCGATGATAACGTAACGAACGACTAAAACCAGTGGAAATGACGGAAGGACAAATATGGCAAAGATTAAGACAATAAAGACAATACTGGACCTGATCGGGAACACTCCCTTGGTAAAACTGAATAGACTGCCGGGCGTCGGAGATGCTGAGGTGTGGGCAAAGCTCGAAGGTTTCAACCCCGGCGGGAGTGTCAAGGACCGGCCGGCCCTTGCCATGATCGAGGACGCGGAAAGAAAAGGACTGCTCAAAAAGGGTATGAAGATCGTTGAGCCCACGAGCGGCAATTTTGGAATCGGACTTGCTATAGTCGCGGCAGTGAAGGGATACACGATCGTCCTTACCATGTCCGAGGCCATGACAGTCGAGCGCCGCAAGCTGCTGGAAGCTTACGGCGCCGAGCTTGTGCTTACTCCCGCTGACAAAGGCATGCAGGGCGCGATCGATAAGTCCGACGAGATCGTCGCATCGGGCAAGGAATATTATAAGCCCGACCAGTTCAGCAATCCCGCGAACCCACAGGCGCACCGGAGGACCACGGCAAAGGAAATTTTGCAACAGATGGGCACAAAGAAGATCGATGCCTTTGTGGCCGGTGTCGGGACCGGCGGCACGATCATGGGGGTGGGCGAGGTGCTCAGGAAAAAGTTCAAGGACATCATGATCTATGCGGTGGAACCCGCTGACTCGCCGGTGCTCTCCGGAGGTCAGCCCGGACCCCATCCGATCCAGGGGATCGGCGTCGGATTCGTGCCGGTCATCCTGGACATCCGCGTGTATGACGAAATCATCAAGGTCACCCAGGATGTTGCCGTCGAGACCACGCGTCGACTTGCACGGGAGGAAGGCATACTCGTTGGCATCTCGTCGGGTGCGGCCTGCTGGGCGGCGCTCCAGGTGGCGAAACAGCTCGGGAAAGGCTCGCGGGTCGTTACGGTTCTCCCTGATGTTGGCGAGCGGTATTTGACCATGGGGATATTCGACAGGCGTTAGCACTTCAGCGTATTTTTTCATCGTTCCCGAGTGCCTTTAGGGTGTTTCTAAGGCCGTGAAGAAGGACCGGACGAGCACCGATGTGCGGCTGCTTGACAGGCAGGAACGCGTGGACGCGATCGCGCGGAAGCTCGGAGGAAAGACGATCACCGAGGCTACGGTGAAGCATGCCGAGGAGATGATCGGGCGGGGAACCGAGTAATAAGTTCGGAGTTTGGAGTTCGGAGTGCGGAGTAAAAAAACCGGAAAGGATGAATATGTCAAAGATTAAAACAGTGCTGGACCTGATCGGGAACACGCCTTTGGTAAGGCTCAACAAACTGCCGGGTGCCGGCGATGCAGAGGTGTGGGCAAAGCTCGAAGGATTCAACCCCGGAGGGAGTGTCAAAGACCGGCCGGCCCTCGCCATGATCGAGGACGCGGAAAAGAAGGGGATTCTCAAAAAGGGCATGAAGATCGTGGAGCCCACGAGCGGCAATACCGGCATCGGTCTTGCCATGGTCGCCGCGGTCAAGGGCTACACGGTAATTCTGACCATGCCCGAGTCCATGACAATCGAGCGTCGAAGACTGCTTGAAGCTTACGGCGCGCAGCTTGTGCTCACTCCCGCTGAAAAAGGCATGAAAGGCGCGATCGCGAAGGCCGACGAGATCGTGGCATCAGGAAAGGAATATTTCAAACCCGACCAGTTCGGCAATCCCGCGAACCCGCAGGTCCACCGCCGCACCACGGCAAAAGAGATCATCAAACAGATGGGCGCAAAAAAAGTGGACGCGTTCGTGGCCGGCGTCGGCACAGGCGGCACGATCACGGGTGTTGGAGAAGTGCTCAGGAAAAAATACAAGGACATCACGATCTATGCCGTTGAACCCGCGGCCTCGCCGGTGCTCTCGGGGGGCCAGCCCGGCCCCCACGTTATTCAGGGGATCGGCGCGGGGTTCGTGCCCGCCATATTGAACACGAAGGTTTACGACGGGATCATCAAGGTCACGAACGATGACGCCGCTGATACC is a window of Nitrospirota bacterium DNA encoding:
- a CDS encoding cyclic nucleotide-binding domain-containing protein, whose product is MVDAKDIQNITLFKGLTGEELMIIASAMTGDTFPEGHEVYHENEVGCACVYIIRRGKVDVIKTSTDGDPMTLTVLREGNFFGEFSFFDSKPHSASTIVAEDGTVVLSLQRPDFDRVLESYPRIGNKVLINVIHEISAVIRKMNASHVDMAGYMFGRTKR
- the nuoE gene encoding NADH-quinone oxidoreductase subunit NuoE → MLSADAIERIRKKRRHYPDARAAVLPALHIVQDELGHLPADAMRSVADLLNVPESEVYGTATFYALLRWKPAGRHVISVCHNLPCSLLGAETIMEHLSSALGVGEGQVTVDGKFSFQRIECIGRCDGAPAMLVDDDYHGNLTPEKIEGILKKYK
- the nuoF gene encoding NADH-quinone oxidoreductase subunit NuoF; protein product: METMLLKRIQIPNSTDIDVAMAHGAYSSVEKAYAMRPVDVIDEVRRSGLRGRGGAGFPAGTKWSFAAMDLKRPKYLICNADEGEPGTFKDRIILEHDPHILIEGMIIAGYAIGAEQGYIYVRGEYPAAFDVLERAIDQAVAKGFLGKGIGKKGVSFDLAVHRGAGAYICGEETSLIESLEGRRGQPRVRPPFPANAGAWGKPTVVNNVETLANVPCVIGLGSDAYARIGVEGSTGTKIFSVSGAVNKPGGYELPMGTTLREVIYTHAGGIRDGRELKAVIPGGVSTPMLTPAHLDVRMDFNSLLAAGSMLGSGAVIVMDDRTCMVKATSIIVRFFEHESCGKCTPCREGTGWFSQIYHRMMKGEGREDDIDVLLAICGKMKGTCFCPLGEGALQPVLSSIKYFRGDYERCIRKQGCDDRSCRAKADVK
- a CDS encoding molybdopterin-dependent oxidoreductase, whose product is MPTLTIDDKTVTIALGSTLLDAAKAAGARVPTLCNDDKLHPYGACRICMVEVMGTPRRMVTSCTTPAMEGMVIRTMSPAILEARKSILEFLLINHPLDCPVCDKAGDCRLQDLVHEHGLNPGTFAEKKRNLSPDFSSAVIERNTDRCILCGKCVRICGEQNAEHELAFTRRGGRSRISTSCDRPLDCEFCGECVEICPVGALTTRQFKYKARTWSLEETGSTCLYCGNGCPIKLETYKGRVVRVSPARNNFLCARGRFGWDAVHHEARLILPKMRVGGELIDSTWEEALTRVADALQTIKGTRGAASIGGLGSVRTTNEDNYLFQKFMRSVVGTNNIDLLARLKMPMGLNTSLFTAELASISESDVVLVLDRDVGEINPLTGIEIVRAVNQKGQKLILLNGMLNKFDRLASVSLTAGDAETALGDLIAAVGGDTRQKGEDIAEAVGLLMTARRVSIVLPAEPSPAVLDRAKYLAVLLGQTTLVPLVRRGNLQGALDMGVLPDYYPGYQKINPTAAARFKTEWGVDVPGTPGMNAMEILNSIVSGNLSALTIMGDDPVGNSPDIASVLKKLDFLVVQDIFLTETAKMADVVLPATSFIEKTGTVTNLERRLQRIDKAEEPLGESMPDWRIIQALAQKMGSSMNYASSSAIMKEIKSIVSAYKDLAVGACWPKELSPLHGTDADLSLSSETFLKREVITANRLLFSSGTMISRSKEIGSISPGKINKP
- a CDS encoding tetratricopeptide repeat protein, with the translated sequence MKRKFFIITLISLAFCGLPQATIAQSVPREYAKADQMFSQGRYPDAIRLYQAMLSSPSRAVSPGVLHTRIADSYFRLADYQHALDAYRQALKEQKPDERAQTQYWIGFCTLLLGRNAEAVTEFLNIPVSYPTSGMLVNTAYYWAGRASERMGRKDQAAELYRKAGGNGTSTQGRFAMKKAKNVKLK
- the recN gene encoding DNA repair protein RecN, whose product is MLKELNIKNFAIIDQLRVEFAPGLNVFTGETGAGKSIVVDALSLVLGERASVDLIRSGFQEAVVEANFELNSRVAADVTALLSEQGIEMDAGGDLIVRRVLSSSGKNKVYINGSLANLAALAAVGANLADIHGQHEHQSLLSLERQMEMLDTFGGLDALRDEVTAEYRRLFDIRKELAELQEGERDRAQREDLLRYQQNEIEAAQLKPGEDEELANAQKVMANTEKLAALSAMVDEVLYSSDGSVLTNLKKAINGLNDLSQIDNSLAGARDLCESGRAQIEEAAREVTSYHNRGESDPQRMEQIGDRMDLIQKLKKKYGNSIEDVIDFGAKASAALERMERSTEEIENLKSGIQEIKFGLTDKAKQLTKKRKAAARELEKRVEAELNHLGMKKTTFSIKITQEPGGDTLDGLKLGPRGADRVEFLIAPNAGEDPRSLAKIVSGGELSRIMLALKTILVEGDSIPTLVFDEVDAGIGGAVAEEVGKKLKRVATKRQVFCITHLPQIASMAGSHYGVTKSVKKERTSTEVRLLDRQERVDEIARMLGGKTITEATVKHAEEMIERGSA
- the cysK gene encoding cysteine synthase A, translating into MKTIKTILDLIGNTPLVKLNRLPGVGDAEVWAKLEGFNPGGSVKDRPALAMIEDAERKGLLKKGMKIVEPTSGNFGIGLAIVAAVKGYTIVLTMSEAMTVERRKLLEAYGAELVLTPADKGMQGAIDKSDEIVASGKEYYKPDQFSNPANPQAHRRTTAKEILQQMGTKKIDAFVAGVGTGGTIMGVGEVLRKKFKDIMIYAVEPADSPVLSGGQPGPHPIQGIGVGFVPVILDIRVYDEIIKVTQDVAVETTRRLAREEGILVGISSGAACWAALQVAKQLGKGSRVVTVLPDVGERYLTMGIFDRR
- the cysK gene encoding cysteine synthase A produces the protein MSKIKTVLDLIGNTPLVRLNKLPGAGDAEVWAKLEGFNPGGSVKDRPALAMIEDAEKKGILKKGMKIVEPTSGNTGIGLAMVAAVKGYTVILTMPESMTIERRRLLEAYGAQLVLTPAEKGMKGAIAKADEIVASGKEYFKPDQFGNPANPQVHRRTTAKEIIKQMGAKKVDAFVAGVGTGGTITGVGEVLRKKYKDITIYAVEPAASPVLSGGQPGPHVIQGIGAGFVPAILNTKVYDGIIKVTNDDAADTSQRLAQEEGLLVGISSGAACWAALQVAKRLGKGARVVTLLPDVGERYMTLGIFDRR